In the Mesorhizobium sp. M1D.F.Ca.ET.043.01.1.1 genome, AGTAGCAGAAGATCGAGAGCAGCGCGGTGATCGCCGGCGCAGTCAGCACATTGGACAAATGCTCCTCCTTCGGCAGATCGGCATAGTCGTCCGGCACCGTCCAGGCGACGGCCAGCGACAGGAGGCAGACGACGCCCAGCACGACGAAGCCGCCGGCGGAGCCGGCGACAGGCACGGCATAGAGCGCAAGCAGCAGCGCCAGCGCGCATTGCGCCAGGGTTTGCAGCGTGACGAAATAGCCGCCGATGCGCTCGGCCCGGCGCGAGCGGGCAATCAGCTCGGTGGCGACGGCGACAAGCCCGCCCTCGGCAAGGCCTGCGAGGATGCGCGCGCCGATCAGCGCATTGGGGCTTTCGGAAAAAGCCGTCCAAAAATTGGCGAGCGCGAGCACGACCAAAAGCACAGCGCTTTTCCAGCGCATGTTGCGCGCCGGCAAGAGCATCGCCACGATGGCCGAACCGATGGCGATCGCGATCATCTCGGCGGTGGCGACCAGCGCCAGCTGGTCGCCGGTGACGTGGCCCTCGTTATAGAGCGCGCCGAGCAGCACCGGCTGCAGGCCAAGGATGAGCACGCCAACCGATCCAATCCACAGCGCCGAGACAAGCTGCAGGCCGGTCGGGTTGCCGACCAGCCAGTCGCCCTCTTCCGCACGTCCGGCATCGGTGACAGTCACGAGACGCTCCTCCCTTGCAGCCCGATCAAAAAACTGACAAGTTGTCAGCATTTTTCACGAAACTGATACTTGATCATGTTTTTTGTCAACCGCAAATTCGCACGTGTGTGAAAGATTTGGCGCATGACGGAAGCAAGGCGAACAGCGACGGAACCGCGGCGCAGGCCTAAACAGGAGCGCAGCCGCGAGCGTATCGATGCGATTCTCGCCACGACCATGCGGCTGATCGGCGAAAAGGGCATCGACGCGGTGACGATGAAGGAAGTCGGCGCGCTGGCCGGCGGCCCGATCGCCACCGTCTATCACTACTTTCCCTCGAAGTCGGCGATCCTGGCGATGCTCTACGAGCGCTTTTCCGAGGAAAGCCGTGCCCGCTTCGGCGCGATCATGGCCGACATCCGTGGGCTGAACGACGTGACCGCGGCCGCCGACCGTCTGCTCGACGACTATTATGCCCGCGTCGCCGCAGACCCGGCGATCCAGGATCTGCAGAACGCGATCCAGGCCGACAAGGCCCTGCAGCATCTCGACATCGCCGAGACCAGGCACCAGGCCAAGATGTTCTGCGACCATGTCGACCGGCTGATCGAGCCCGAGAATCGCGAGGCGTTCGGGCGTGTCGTGTTCTTGATCTTCCAGCTTGCCGGCGGCGTCGTGCGGCTGGCGCTGACGCAAGACGAGGCGGAGGGACGGCGCACGATCGAGGATTATCGGTCGATCATCCACGCTCAGTTGAGGCTGTTTTTGTAGCTTGCGGATCTGTGACGATCGGAGACTTCAACGGCGGCCATGTCCGCGACGACGCCGACATCAACCGCGTCGTTGCCGGGAGCTCGGCCGCGCCGGCGTCGCCGACGACATCGGCCCGATGATCGCCTCGCTGCTGTCCGACGACAACCGCTGGGTCGACGCGCAGCGCATCGAGGTGTCGGGCGGCATGAATATCTAGGTGACCTGATGGATCAGTCCTTCGAAGCCGTCGGCGAGATTGGCATTGCCGGCGGCGATGAAGGCGGACAGGTTGCGGGCACGGCCGGGCGTCTTGTTGGCATCGAGCAGCACCGCCCTGCCCTCATGCATGACGAAATCGAACTTGCCGTAGTCGAAGCCGAGCTCGCGCCTTAGCGCGCGAAGCTCGTCCGGCACCGACACCGCTTCGCGGCGGATTGTGTCGTCGCCCTTGACGAGTGGCTGCGGCGAGACATGGCGGGTGCAGCGCTCGCGCTCGCCGCAGAACAGCCAGAAGCGGGCACCGAAGCCGTCCGGCTCCGGCTCGGGAATGAACTTCTCGACGACCAGATCCTGGCGTCCGAAGACCTCGATCGGAACGTCGGCGAGCGAGGCATGGATCTCGTAGCTGTCGAAAGGTTCGACGCCGGGAAACGGCTCCGGCCTGCCGGCCCGCCGCGCGCGGTTGTTCAGTTGCTGTTCCGGCGTTCCCCAATGGTTGAGGCTGCTCTTGACGATGACCGGCCCGTGCCAGTGATCGTCTCGGCCGATTGCTGCGCCACTGATGCGGCGTTTCGAAATGTCGGCGGCGCCGAGGTTGAGGCAGAAGGGAAAGCGGCGCGCATAGTCGACATAATCGAGCGGCGTCACGGTGGCGTCGAGATGCAGCACCGCGATATCGGCGGCGGGCTTCGCTGACGTGCCGCGCAGGATCCGGACCGAATGGCCGCGGCGCTTCAGCTCCTCCAGCAGGTCGAAGAGCATATACGGGCTATCACGGCGCAGCAGCAGCCCGCGCCGGCTCTGAAAGCGGTCATATTCGTGCGTGATGACCGCGATGCGTGCCATGCGCCCCCCTTGGCTTCTCGAGCGCCCTCGATTATTCGATCGGATACAACGCGCTAACCAGCCAGGGTTTGCATGACAGAACACTGGAATGCAATTCGCAAACACTGGCAGTTGCTCGGCTCGCCGCTGCGGCCGCCGGCTCAGGTGGTCGAGGCCTATGAACGCGAGCTCGAGCTTTCGCAATCGCACGTCGTTATGCTCGGGGTGACACCGGAACTCGCCGGGCTTGGCGCCACAATGACGGCGGTCGACGAGTCCGCCGACATGATTGCCGGCATCTGGCCGGGCGACACCGATACGCGCCAGGCGGTGCGAGGCGACTGGTTCGAGCTGCCGTTTCCCGGGGCAAGCATCGATGCGCTTATCGGCGATGGATGTCTCTCGGTCATCGGCGGCACCGAAGCAAGACGAGCGCTTTTTTCGGCGGTCGGGCGCGTGCTCAAAGCCGACGGCCGCGCCGGCATCAGGCTTTACGCCTCTCCCGGAACACCGGACGACGCGAAGGATGTCCGCGCCCTGGCGCTGAGCGGCGGCGTCTCGACCTTCCACGAGCTCAAATGGCGCGTGGCCATGACCGCAACCGGCGACGCGCCCGACCACATCATACCGGTGAGCAGAATCCTCGAACAATTCGAAGCGCTGTTCCCCGACCGCGCGGAGCTTTCGGCGCGCACGGGTTGGGAGCTGCCTGTCATCGGCACGATCGATGTCTACCGGAACTCCCCGGCCATCTACAGCTTTGCGCCGGTGAACGCGCTTGCCGAGGAGGCCGAGGCGTATTTCGGCGATGTCGGCATTGCCTCGACCGGCACATATGGGCTCGCCGAGCGCTGCCCGCTGCTGGTGCTGCGGTCGCCGAGACGCCGGGAATGACGGGCAAGATTGCGCATCCGTGCCTCGCAACAGCCGGCGCATTCCTCTGCGGGGTTCCGCGCGAGAAAAATTTCGCGCCGCCACCCCCTCCCGCGCGCCTTGACTCTCGCAACCCAGCAGCCTATCTCAGCGCCACGTTAGCACTCGCCTTAGGTGAGTGCTAACTCATATCCGGCATTGCCGGATGGAGGAACAGTTCTCACCGTTCTCATTCGAGGAAGACAAGATGGCAAAGTCCAAGTTCCGCCCGCTTCATGACCGCGTGGTCGTTCGCCGGGTCGAATCCGAATCCAAGACCGCCGGCGGGATCATCATCCCGGATACGGCGAAGGAGAAGCCGCAGGAAGGCGAGATCATCGCCGTCGGTTCCGGCGCCCGCGACGAAAGCGGCAAGCTCGTTCCGCTGGACGTCAAGGCCGGCGACCGCGTCCTGTTCGGCAAGTGGTCGGGCACTGAAGTCAAGCTCAATGGCGAAGACCTTCTGATCATGAAGGAATCCGACATCATGGGCATCATCGGCTGAAATTCGGCCTCTCCATCAACTGAGTTTTCGGGCTCTTCCCGAGCCCCTGTCAGGAGCTAACCATGGCTGCAAAAGACGTAAAATTCTCCCGCGACGCCCGTGAGCGCATGCTGCGCGGTGTCAACATCCTCGCCGACGCGGTGAAGGTCACGCTCGGCCCC is a window encoding:
- a CDS encoding MFS transporter translates to MTVTDAGRAEEGDWLVGNPTGLQLVSALWIGSVGVLILGLQPVLLGALYNEGHVTGDQLALVATAEMIAIAIGSAIVAMLLPARNMRWKSAVLLVVLALANFWTAFSESPNALIGARILAGLAEGGLVAVATELIARSRRAERIGGYFVTLQTLAQCALALLLALYAVPVAGSAGGFVVLGVVCLLSLAVAWTVPDDYADLPKEEHLSNVLTAPAITALLSIFCYSIFFGAVWAFLEPLGAQFGIDGSTVGLMVSASLAAQVVGAMTATAFEARIDYRLAITVIGTIAVLCSLLLASGPGLSIFWTVALVMGFILLFIVPYQIRLAITADETRNAVLLVPAAQLFGLAIGPIAASLLIDGENFRPVPEFAAGSALASVALLGVFMLVARRRLTS
- a CDS encoding TetR/AcrR family transcriptional regulator, with translation MTEARRTATEPRRRPKQERSRERIDAILATTMRLIGEKGIDAVTMKEVGALAGGPIATVYHYFPSKSAILAMLYERFSEESRARFGAIMADIRGLNDVTAAADRLLDDYYARVAADPAIQDLQNAIQADKALQHLDIAETRHQAKMFCDHVDRLIEPENREAFGRVVFLIFQLAGGVVRLALTQDEAEGRRTIEDYRSIIHAQLRLFL
- a CDS encoding class I SAM-dependent methyltransferase; translated protein: MTEHWNAIRKHWQLLGSPLRPPAQVVEAYERELELSQSHVVMLGVTPELAGLGATMTAVDESADMIAGIWPGDTDTRQAVRGDWFELPFPGASIDALIGDGCLSVIGGTEARRALFSAVGRVLKADGRAGIRLYASPGTPDDAKDVRALALSGGVSTFHELKWRVAMTATGDAPDHIIPVSRILEQFEALFPDRAELSARTGWELPVIGTIDVYRNSPAIYSFAPVNALAEEAEAYFGDVGIASTGTYGLAERCPLLVLRSPRRRE
- the groES gene encoding co-chaperone GroES, giving the protein MAKSKFRPLHDRVVVRRVESESKTAGGIIIPDTAKEKPQEGEIIAVGSGARDESGKLVPLDVKAGDRVLFGKWSGTEVKLNGEDLLIMKESDIMGIIG